The Gemmatimonadales bacterium genome includes the window AACCTCGTCCACCCGCGCCTGCTCATAGGACTGAGTAAGAGATTGGTAAAGCTGCTGGTAGAGCTGCACCCGCCGCTGCAGGCGGTCGTGGACGACGCCGAGCAGAGGCGAGTCCTCGAACTGGCGGTTCTTGGCTAGGAACGTTGCCAGGGCCGATTCGGCCGCATCGAGGCTGTCCTTCGCATCCTGCTGGCGCGATTCGGCGAACGCACGCTCTGCCTTTGCGCGCGATTGGCGCCGCGTCGTGTTGAATTCGGTCAGGCTCCGCAGAACGCGGTCGGCCACCGCGTGCGAGAGCGCCGGAAAGCCGGTCACCACCGTGAACTCGACGGTGCCGGTGGCGTCGTCCGTCGTCACGGTCATGTGGTCGCGGAGCTTTCGGAGCGCCTTGTCCTCGCGGATCGCCGGCGTGTCGCCCTTCACGTCGAGTGCCTGCGTCAGCGTGCCGGACCGCCGCTCGTCATCGTCGGTCCATTGGTAGTGGTCGCGGAGCACGGGCGTAAGCACCGAGCGGGCGCGCAGCAGGCTCGCATAGAGCTCGGGCGAATCGGACTGCGCCTCCGCGGGCAGCGCGACACCGAACTGGGCAGCGAGCCCGGCAATATTGCCGAGACCGCCGAACGACCCCTCCGCCTGCTGCGGCATGATGATCGTTTTCGCCGTGAAATCCCGCGGCAGCAGGAGCAGAATCACGAGCGCGATGGCGGCCGACGCAGCCGCGACGAGCAGAATCTGGCGCCACTCCGCGCCGAGCACGCGCAGGGCATCCTGAAGCCGGATTTCTCCCTCGGGGCCGGCGGCGCGGGGCGCGCGCTCGGGCTCGGGGCGCGCGTCGCGCTTCGGGCCGGGGGCCCGCTCAGGCGGCGGTGGGGCCTTGCCGGTGATCAGATCGGATTCAGGCAAGGCGCCATCCATGCGCGCGGAAGAAGGTCACGGCCGATCTCGTGAAGAGGCACACATGCCACCAACCCTTCCTGGCGGCATTGCCGCCGTGGTGCACGATGCGCATGGCCGGCAGATAGGCCAGCGCGCCGTGCTGCCGCATTCTGAGACTCAGGTCGGAATCCTCGAAGTAGAGGAAGAATCGCGGGGAGAAGCCCCCCGCCGCAATGAACGCATCCGATCGGACGAGCAGGAAGCAGCCGCTCGCCAGGAAGTCGGCGCGCACCGGCGTGGCCGCGGCAAAGAGATGTCGCATCTCGTACTGGCCCAGCCGCGCGTCCCAGCGAGCCCGGACGCACCGTGGCGCAAAGCCCCGGAGTGCCAGCACGAGTACGCTCGGATACCGCTTGCAGAGATGGAGCGGCACCCCATGCGGACTCACGGCGCAGGGGGCGGCCAGCACGACGTCGGGATTCTCGCGAAGGAACCGGAGTCCCGCCGCGAGGGCGCCCTCCACCAACTCGACGTCCGGGTTGAGCACGAGGTGGTAGCGGCCGAGGCCGCGTTGGGCCGCGATGTTGTGTCCCCGGCCGTACCCCACGTTGCCATGCCCGCGCAGAAGCGTCCAGGCGAACCATGGAGCGGCGCGCAGCTCTTCCGCGAGAAGGGTGTCGAGCGCAACCGCAGGTGAACCGTTGTCCACCACCACGAGCTGCACCGACGCGACCTCCCGTGCGGCGACCGCGCGCTCGGCCTCGCGGCGGAACGTACGAAGCGTGGTGCGCAACTCGTCGGACGAAGGCCGGTAGACCACGACGCTCGCGCTGAGCGCGGGGGCGGCCCGCTCGTCGGGGGTACCCGCGCCGCTCACCCGTCGGCGCCCCGGGCGGGTGGTGGGCCTGCGACCAGAGATGCCCACTGGATTACGAGGCATCCGATGATCGTCATGCCGACGAAATTGATCATGAGCGGATTCGTAAGCGACGACGCGAGCACGGCAACCAGCGCGCCCGCAAACACGGCGGTGTCGAGCGGCTGCCGCCGCCCCGCGAGCGCCACAGCCGTCGCCATCAGGGCAATGAAAAACGACCAGAACACGAGCGAACCGATGAGCCCCAGCTTGGCGAGAAGCGCGGCCGGCGTGTACTCGTAGCTGAACGGCGCGTGCACGTCGCGCACGTGCTGCACGGCGTACGCGCCGTACCCGTTGCCGAAAATCGGGCTCTTGTCCCACAAATCGAGCAGGTACGGTAGCTGCCGCAGGCGCTCCGACACGCTCACGTCCTGGCTGTTGAACGCCGAAGTCAGCCGGATGGAAACCTGGTCCCAGCCCGCGGCGGCGGCGAGTGCCGTGATGCCGGCCGCACCGACCACCACCCGGCGCACGAGCCGCGCCGGCGCGGGAATGGTGCCGGCGAGGCGGGTCCGAAGCACGAGAAACGTGATCCCGCCAAGACCGGTCGCGAGCCAGAGCCCGCGGGAATAACTCACCAGCAATCCGGCGCTCAGGATGAGGGCGCGGAGCCCGCGCGCCCGCACCTCACCGCGCAGGCTGGGCAGCCAGAAGAGCGCGACCATCTCCCACAGCGTGCAGATCCAGAAGACCCGGTAGAACCCGTCGGGCATGTGCCCGATGTACATCGACTGGTAGCGATAGAGCCATCCCAGGCCAAATCGAATCACGAGCTGTGCGGCGGGCGCCAGGGTGCCGGCGGCCCAGATCACGACCTGCAACGTCGCGAGCACGGTCGCCCCGCCAATCACGATCCGCTGCATCGTGCGCACGGGCGCATCGCCCGCGTCGGTCGCGGCGATGAAGAATACGACCGGCACGAGCACCAGGATGGCGCGGATCTCGGCCAACGCCGTGAAGAGGTCCTCGCCGTGCACCGTCGGGATCGCGGTCGCCCACGCAAGATTGAAAGCGAGAAATCCGAGCACGGCGAGCAGCGCGCGCAGCACGCGGGGGCGAACCCGCCCCCGCCGCAGCGCGAGTAGCGTGAGGCTCAGGACCGTGGCGAAGAAGAGGATGTAGCGGGAGGGCGCGGCGCGGAGGCCCGCCGGGCCGCCCAGGATGGTTTCGACAACGAAGGCCGCGGGGAAGAACCAGAGCACGCGCCGGAGCGGCTGCGCTCGCGTCGCGGCACCGTGCGCGCGGACCGCCGGGGCCGTCGCCGTTTCTGCCGTCATGCGAGCGCCACGCGCCACCAGAAGAGCGCGCGCCGGCTCATGCCTTCGGGCCGCACGCCGAGCCCGGCCACGGTGGCGAGACGCCGGAGGCGGCCTCGCGGGCCGTCGAAGGCGCGCGCGTACTCCCGCACCAGCGCGCGCGCGTCCGCTCGTCCCGACCCCCGCTCGGTGAGGCGCGCCTCGAGCGCCGCGGCCTGTCGGATGCCGCCGCGAAAGATCGCAAGGCGAGCGCTCCACCAGTTTACCGCATCGCTGGCGGCGCGAACCGCCAGCCCCCACTGACCGGGTGCTCCGACGGTGTTCCGCCCGTGTTGCCGGTAGTCGACCAGGGCGTCGGGCTCGAACCTGAGCTCGCCGGCCGCTGCGGCACAGAGCGCGATCCACCAATCGTGCATCACGGCGGATTCGGGAAACGGCGCTGCCAGCAAGGCGAGCGGCCGGTTGAACGCGGCCGCGCACGCCGTCACGAAGTTCTGCGCCAGGAGCGTGCGCAGCGGATCGGCGGATGGTTGGCGAAGGCCCTGGTACCGGAGGAACGAGGGATGGCGGGGGCGCAACTCGGCATCCACGACGCGCAGATCCGAATGGACGAGGATGGGGGTCTCAGAGCCGAGCTCGCGCTCGGCGCCGGCAAGCGCCGCGAGCTGCCGGGCGACTTTGTCGCGGTGCCACACGTCGTCCTGGTCCGCGAGCAGAAAGCGGCGGCCGCCCAGCGCCACACCGCGTTCCAGCAGCACGCCGAAGCTGCCGGCCGGGCCGACGTTGCCGGGCACGTGGTCGGTCACGACGCGCACGCGAGAGTCCGCAGCCGCGGCCTCGGCGAGCAGTGACGGCGTGCCGTCGCGCGACCCGTCGTCACGGACGAGCAGGACCCAATCCGGCTCGGTCTGCGCCACGAGGCTGTCCAGTTGAGGCCGCAGGAACGCGGCGCCGTTGTACGTGCTGAGCAGGATGAGGTTCACGCTGCTCCGGTCCTCTTGCGGCTCATGGATCGATCACACGTCGTCCGGAGCGAGCTCCAGATCCCGGAGAAATCTCCTCCGCAGATACCGCTCCGTGAATTGCTCGGGAAGTCCATACGCGGGCTCGCGCTCGGCGCATGCGGCGAGAAAGGCGCTCAGCACGGGCGAGGAATGCTCGGGGCGAAGATAGTCGGTCAGAAACACCTGTGGTATTTGCCGGCAGAGCCGCCAGAGCGCGCCGGTCGGGCTCGCGGCTGCTAGGATCGGACGACCGGCGGGGATGTACTCGAAGAGCTTGCTCGGCACGGCGGACTCCGAGGCCGAAAGGAGCAGCAGTCCGCTCGCGCGGCGCAAACGGGCCAGGATCGCGGCCCGCGGCACGGGCGCATGGGTACGCACGCTCCAGCCCGCCTCCTCGAATCGCGGGCTCCAAGCCGCGATTTCCGTCACGTCCTCGCCGCTCAGATGACCGACGAGATCGATGCAGGCGGCCCGCCCGCCCTTGCGCGCGGCGAGCCAAAGCGGCTCCAGGAGCAGCCTGGGGTGCTGCGTGCTCCGCGACTGGGTAAACTGGCCGGCATAACAGAGCTCGAGCGTGTTCCGCTCGTCGGCGTGCGCCGCCGATTCGCCAGGGACAGCACCCGGGCCGTCCGGCGGGTACCCATTGGTGAGTAGCCCTACCTTGCCGACCGCGCCGGGATATCGTTGCGCCAACTGCTGCCGCCAGCCCTCCGAGGTCACGAAGATGCGATGCGCCTGCGAGATGATGCGGCGCTCGAGCCGGCGCTCCCGCCACCGGTGGAAGCGCGAGGTTTGCACGAGCGACCGGAGGGGTTCGTCGAGCCAGCCGTCGCGCAGATCGACGACGAGCTTGGCACCCACGCGCGCGGCGAGCGCGGCGGCTCCGACGTGCACCGACTCTGGCGGGCTCGACGCGATCACCCACCGCGCACCGGCCGCGTGCTCGAGGACAGTGGGGTGGCGGGCCGCGCGCCGCGCCCAGAGGATCAACGGATCGGGCGTCAGCACTGCCATTGCCGCGAGCCGGCGAAGGCGATTGGGCCGGCGGCGCCATGCCGGCAGAGGCGGGCCGCCCGGCTCGCGGTAGAGCGACACGGGGTCGCGCATCGAGATCTCCGTGCCCCACGGGGTCTGCTCGACGAAGTCGCGGGACGAGGCGCGCACGAGGACCACGTCCACGCCTTCGCCCTGAAGCCACCGCACGAAGCGCTCCACGCGATAGACCGCGACGTGCGACGGCAATCGCCAGAAAGGCGCGAGTACCACCGCCTTGCCGTTGGGCTGCATCATGCGCCGGGGGAGTCGGCTGCCGCATCGCAGAGCAGCCGTTCCAGTCGTTCGATCTGGCCGGCCAGGTCGAATGCGGCGATCCGCTCGCGGGCGGCCTGCCCCATCCGACACCTGAGCGCCGGGTCGGCCGCGAGCCGCAGCATGTGCGCGCCCATCGCCTGCCAATCACCCTCGTCGCACAGCAATCCGGACGACTCGTGCGCGACCTGCTCGGGAATGCTCGCGTGGCGCGTTGCGACGATGGGGAGACCACTCGCGGCTGCCTCGGCGATTGCGACCGGCCAGCCCTCCATGTCTCCGTTCGACGCCACCATCGAATGCTGCACGAAGACGTCGGCGGCCTCCATGGCCTCACGCACCCGTTGCGGCGGCTCGGAGCCGAGCATCGTGACGCGATTGGCCAGTCCGCCCTGGGCGGCGAGCTCCCGCACGGATGCGAAGAGCTCGCCGCCTCCGATGATGGTAAGATGCGCATCGGCGTCGGCGCGAGCCACGAGCTCGAACGCCCGGAGCGAAAGATCGGGGCGCTTCTTCTCGGTCAGGCGACCGACCATGAGAAATCGGCACGGACTGCGACCGCGCGCCATGGCGGGGAACTCTTCGAGGGGCACCCCATAGGGAATGCGCTCGATCCGATCCCGCTCCGCGCCGAGACGCGTCAGCGCGTCGCGCATGTATTCGGCCACGACCACGAAGCGAGTGACGCGTGGAATCGCAACGCGCAACGACCTGCGGTAGTGGGCGGAGCGCAGCATCGCGGAGAGGTCGACGCCGTGAAAGTGCACCACCAGCGGAATGCGTTCCGCCGCAGCCGCGGGCGCGATGCGTATGCCCGTCGGTCCGTACTGCGCGAGGATCACACTGGGGCGCCGCTGCCCGATCGCGGCGCGAAACCAGGCCATCTCGCCGCGCGTGCTGCCGGGGCGACCCAGCGCAAGGCTCAGGGCGCCGCGCACCCTCCGGCGCCATCGCCCCCCCGGAGGCGCAAACGGAGTCGGCACCTGAGTCACCTCGCACGGACCAGCGGGGAACTGCTCCGCGTCCCGCTCGTTCCAGGTGATGACGCGGACGCGGTGCCTGCGCATGCCGGTGGCCTGGCGGTAGAGCCATACCTCGCTCGCGGCGCCGAACTCGGGACACACGACCCACGCCACGGCTCCTGGCTCGGTGCCGCGCGTCGCAACGGCGCTACCGAGGCCGGGCAATCAGAAAATACCCGAAGGGAAACTGTGCGGCGGTCGAGGTCGACATCCAGCGTCCCGGCTTCGTGCGCACCCACCAGCCGGCAACCGCCTGCGCCGAACCCGCGAGGGAGGGGCCCGCGATCCGCATCCGCAGGAACAGCTTCGAGACGAGATCGACCAGCACCTCGGGCGCGCCGCCAATCGACTCGAGCGCGACCGCCTCCAGGCTGGCGTCGCCGAGCATCCGCTCGAGCGCAAAGCGCGTGTACCGATAATAGTCGTGCGGCTGCTCGTGGATCGGGTACATGAATGGCAGGTTCATCAGCAGCGTCCCCTCCGGGCGCAGCACGCGCCTGATCTCCTCAAGCGCCTGCTGAGGACGGTAGAGATGCTCCATCACGTCAGAGAAGATGATCGTGTCGAAGGATGCATCCGGGAACGGGATCGGCTCGTTCAAGTCGCAGAGTACGTCGGCATGACGCACGTCGTGCTCGGAATCCGCCCAATCCACGCAGGTAATTGTCCCGGCGAAGTGGCGATAGAGTCCGTAGAGCGGCGCCCGGCCACATCCCAGGTCCAGCACGTCGCCGCGGCAGTGGAGCGGGATCGCCGCCGTGTAGCGCGCCGCGATCGCGTCCACCATGAGGCGGGACCCGATGCTCACGATGCGCGGGTCCGCCGCGGCGCGGAGGCGGTCGTCGCGAATGACGTACTTGGTCGGGGTCCACGCGGCGGCACTCAGCATCGGCATGCCACGCGACGCGCTGTCGCGGCCCAGCTCAGGGGCGTGTCGATCACAGCTCGGCGGACGTTGGCGCGATCATCGCCCGCCCCGTGCCCGAGCCTCCCGGCAGGAATCGGCGAAGCTCCGCGTACAGCCCCGGCGTGAGCGCTCGGAGCGCGACGAGGTAAACCAGCACCGCCCCCGCGATCTGAATCGCGAGCACCGCGGCGTCGTTCCAGGGCACGAGCGAGCCGAGCAGGTACATCGGAAGCGTCGCCATGAGCGCGAGAGCCAGCGGAGTCGCGACGGCGCCCAGGTACTCCCGGCCGCAGTCGCCGGCAGTCGGCCGTACGAGCACCGGATATCCGAGCGCACCAAGAACGACCTGCGTCGCGAGGAGCATGACGGCAACGCCGAGCGCTCCCCCATAGCGCACGCCGACGACGAGCGCGGGCACGTTGAGCGCGAGGAGGAGCACGTTCCACCAGAACCCCAGATCCACCCGCCCGCGCGCGAGGAGCAGGCTGCCCTTCAAGTTGCCGATGCAGCGTCCGAGCCCGACGAGGGCGAGCACCTGCACGAGGGGGATGGCGGCGGCCCACTTGGCGCCAAACACGACGACGATGAACCACGGCGCCACTGCGGCGAGCCCGAGCAGGAGCGGCGCGTTGATGGCCGTGACCAGTTCAAGCATCTTCACGAATCCCCGCCGCAGCCGCACCGGCTCGTCCTGCACCCGACAGAAGAGTGGAAACGCCACCTTGGTCACGACCGGATTGATCCGGTTGACCGGCTGCGAGATCAGGTTGAGCGCGAAGCTGTAGAAGCCGAGCGCCTCGGCGCCGAGCATACTCCCCACGAGAAATTGGTCGAGCCGCTGGCCAATGTAGCTGATGGTCCGTTCGCCCATCTGGTAGAGGCCGAACCCGACCAATCCGCGCACGTCGGACCACCGGAAGTGCAACGCCGGGCGATGCAGGCGCAGTCCTTCCGATGCGACGAGCACCGCGCGCGCGACCGCGGTAACGAGCGTGCCGAGCACGAGCGCCCAGACGCCGAGGCCGCCCAGCGCCCCGGCGATCGCGGCGACGGCTCCGCTCGCCGCCCCAAACAGGTCCTGGCGGGCAAGAACGTCGAACCGGAGGTCCCGCTGCAGGATCGCCTCGAACTGTCTGCCGATCGGCTGGATCAGGAACACGATTCCCGTGACCTGCACCAGCGGCACGAGACGCGGCTCGTGGAACAGGGCGCTCGCCAGTGGAGCCGCGAGCCACAGGGCGCCGAATAGCAGCGCGCCAACCAGCATATTCAACCAGTAGAGCGACGAGAGCTGGGCGCGACTGAGGCCCTGGTGGTAGACGATGGCCGCGCTGATGCCGACGTCGGCGTACGCCTGCGTCAGCCCGAGCACGACCACCACCATGCCCATGAGTCCGAAGTCCTCCGGCCGGAGGACGCGCGCCACGACGACGAGTTGCAGCAGCTGTGCGATGATCTGGCCGCCGGCGGCGAAGGCGGTCCACCGGACACCTGATCTGGCTTCGGCGTGGAGGCTCACGCAATCGCCCGCATCACGACAAGGTCCTGCACCCCGATGTTGACCCGATCGACCACCTCGAAGAACTGCCCCCACCGGCGGACGATGTAATCCCAGCCATGGTACGTGTTCTGGTAGAAGTCGGGAAAAATTCGGTGCATCACGCCCGATCTCGCATGATAGAGGCCCGTCTTGTCCAGCTGGTTGCGCTGCACGCGAGGGAGCGCCTCGATCTCACGCTGCGCGTAGATCGAGAGCAGCACGTATGCGCGCGGGCGCGCCACGCGCGCGAGCTCGGCAAGCCATGCCGCGGCGAGGTCCTCGCTCAGGTGGGTGAAAACGGAAATGCTGAAGATGAGATCGAACGAGCCGGCGTCGAACGGCAGCGGCGGTCGCGGGCTTCCCACGAGGAAGTGGCCGAATCGGAGATGCCGCTCGTTCCAGCCGATGCATTCCCGATCGAGGTCCACGCCGGTGTAGGCAAGTTCGGGTCGATGCTTGCGAAACCAGAGCGCAGTGCGCCCGCAGCCGCATCCGAAGTCCAGCACGCGAGCGGCATCCTGTCCCCCGGGGCCGTGCGGGCACGCCGACGCCTCGATGGTGCGGTAGTGCCGCTCACCCTCCTTCAGGAAGGAGGGCAGATCGGGCGAGCCGTGGGTGCGATGGCGGAGATTCGGAGGCGGCGCCACATCGATGCCGTGCGCATCGAGGTATTCCGCGTCGTTCCGGGCGCTGCGGGCGTACGTCGCCGGCATGATGAGATCGTGGTACACCTTCCGCATCGCGAAGTACACGGGAAACGGAAGGATTGCCTTGATTGGGCGTTTGTAGGCGGCGACCAGGTTCATCGGATCTCCAATCCAGCGCCGAGCGACGGACGGCCCGATCCAGCCGGCCACCAGAGAATGTAACGCGACGCCGAAGGCCGCCCCATCCGGACCGCGCGCCGACCCGCGGCCACTGGCGCCTCGGAAGGGCGCTCACTATAATGTGAAATAATTCACAATCGCCGGGCCGCTGCTCCATCTGCCCGGCGTGGTTGTTTGCACCCTTGTGGAGGCCCTCATGGCGACTGTCGCTGCTCCCAGCTCCCCGCACAGCACCTACCCGGCTCACGAGGTCGCCAAGCTCTTTGCGCCGCCCGAGGCCGAGGTCCCGGCCTTGAAGCTCCGCCGCCTCCTCAAGGAGGCTCAGACCCGGAAGAGCTATATCCACACCGCTGGCGCGTACGACGCGTTCACCGCGGCCATCATGACCCGTCTCGGATTCAAGGCGCTCTATGGGAGCGGGTGGCAGCTCGCCGCGACCAAGAGCCTGTACCCCGACATCGGCATCTACTCGTCTCACCAGATGGTCGAGCTGGTGCTCGAGATGAAGAAGGGCATCGAGGGCGCGCGGAATACCTGCTGGTACGATTCGGAGGGCAAGGAGCTGATCGACGCGCCACCCGCGTTCGTCGACATGGAGGCCGGCTTCGGCGGCCCCACCCAGACGTTCACCCTCGCCACCGAGCTCATCCGGGTGGGCACCGCAGGCGTCCACCTCGAGAACCAGGACCCGACCAACCGCACCTGCGGCCACATCGTGAACGTCGGCAAGGCCAAGCGCGACAAGGTGCTGGTGCCCAGGAAGGACTGGCTCGCCAAGCTCAAGGCGATCAAGGCGGCGGCCGAGGTCACTGGCGTCGACGTCGTCATTATCGCGCGCACCGACTCGATCGATGGCGCGCTTCCCGGCCAATCGTCGGGTGGCGTCAAAATGGCGGTCGAAGACGCGTGGGAGGCGGCCGAGCTCGGCGTTGACGTGATCTGGCCGGAGTTCAACAACGCCGACATCGACCAACCCGCCGAATTTTCCGAAGGGGTGCGCAAGCACTACCCCAAACAGATGCTGGGCTTCAATCTGTCGCCGTCGCTCTACTTCGGCCGCGCGAAAAAGGCCGGCAAGCTCATCACCAATCAGCAGCTCGCTGATCTGGGGTTCATCCTGCAGTTCTCGACGCTCTTCAACTTCCGTACGGCGGGCATGGCGCTCGAGAAGGGCCTGCGCAAGTTTCTCCACTCCGGGATAGACGCCCTCGCCGACCTCCAGATCGAGGAAGACGAGATGTCGCCGCCGCCCATCACCAAGATGCACCAGAAGTTTGCCGGGATGAATCGCTGGCTCATCCTGGAACAGGTGCTGAGCGGGAAAGAGTAGCCGTAACGCCGAGGTGCTGCGTGCCACGAGCGGGGGCTTCGGCGTTTGCCGGGGCCCCAGTTCATTGTGGGGCGTTGCCGGTGTACCATCCATGCCTGCCATGCCACTCGACCCCGGGAGCATCGTCGGATGACGCGAGGGATCATCCTGGCCGGAGGTGCGGGCACCCGCCTGCTGCCGGCTACGCGCGTGCTGAGCAAGCAGTTGATCCCGATCTACGACAAGCCGATGATCTACTACCCGCTCACGACGCTGATGCTCGCCGGCATCCGCGACATCCTGCTCATCAGCACGCCGGAGGACCTGCCCCGCTTCGGGGCACTCCTTGGAGACGGCGCGGCGCTCGGCCTCTCGATCCGCTATGCCGAGCAGCCCCGGCCGGAGGGACTCGCGCAGGCGTTCCTCATCGGCGCGGATTTTATCGCCGGCGACCCCGTGGCGCTCATCCTGGGGGACAATCTCTTCTTCGGGCAGGGGATGTCGCAGCAGCTGCAACGGGTGGCGGCGCGCACGTCGGGCGCCACCGTGTTCGCCTACCGCGTGCGCGACCCCGAGCGCTACGGCGTGGTGAGCTTCGACGTGGCCGGACGCGCGGTGAGCATCGAGGAAAAGCCGGCGCAGCCGCGCTCGTCGTACGCCGTCGTGGGCCTCTACTTCTATGATCGCGACGTGGTGCCGCTCGCGCGCGGGCTCCGGCCCTCGTCCCGCGGCGAGCTCGAGATCACCGATCTCAACCGGCTCTACCTCGAGCGCGGCGCACTGAACGTGGAGCTGCTGGGCCGCGGCGTCGCCTGGCTCGACACCGGCACGCACGAGGCGCTGCTGGCGGCGTCGCACTTCGTGAGCGTAGTGGAGGAGCGGCAGGGTTTGAAGATCGGCGCGCCCGAGGAGGCCGCCTATCGGATGGGCTTCATCGATGCGGCCGGTCTGGAGCGTGCCGCCCAGCCGCTCGCGAAGACGCCGTACGGCCAGTACCTGCTCTCGCTCCTGCGCGAGCCCGAGGCGCGCCTGGCGGCCCGATGATCGTCGAGGTGACCGCGCTCCCCGGCGTGCTGCTGCTCGTTCCGCGGGTCTTCGGCGACCCGCGCGGGTACTTTCTCGAATCGTTCAATCGCCGCGTGTTCCAGGAGGCGGGCCTGCCGGTCGAGTTCGTGCAGGACAACCACAGCCGCTCGCGCGCGGGCGTGTTACGCGGGTTGCATTACCAGCTCCCCCACCCGCAGGGCAAGCTGGTCCGCGTCGCGCGCGGGCGCGTCTTCGACGTGGCCGCCGATATCCGGGTAGGCTCGCCGACGTTCGGGCGCTGGGTGGGCGTCGAGCTGAGCGACGAGAACGCGCGGATGCTCTGGGTTCCACCCGGATTCGCGCACGGCTTCTGCGCCCTCTCCGACCCGGCCGACGTGGCGTACAAGTGCACCGAGCTGTATCACCCGGAGGGTGAGCGCGGCGTGCGCTGGGACGACCCGGACCTCGCCATCGAGTGGCCGGTCCACGATCCGCTCCTCTCGCCCAAGGACGCCGCCTACTTGCCGCTCGGCGCCGCGCGCGACGATCTTCCGCGATACGCGGAGCGACACGGCGAGTGATGGCGCGGCGGCACCCGGACGGCACGTGATGCGGATGCTGGTGACCGGCGCGGGCGGCATGCTGGGTCGCGCCGTCTCCGAACGCGCGACGGACAGGGGCTGGAAGGTCGTCGCGCATCCGCGCGCGGCGCTCGACGTGGGCGACCGTGGCGCCGTGCGCCGCGCCGTCGCCGACGCGCGGCCCGACGTGGTGGTGAACGCCGCGGGGTACACTCGAGTCGATGCCGCCGAGTCCGACCCTGCGACCGCGTGGCGAGCC containing:
- a CDS encoding MOP flippase family protein, with product MSLHAEARSGVRWTAFAAGGQIIAQLLQLVVVARVLRPEDFGLMGMVVVVLGLTQAYADVGISAAIVYHQGLSRAQLSSLYWLNMLVGALLFGALWLAAPLASALFHEPRLVPLVQVTGIVFLIQPIGRQFEAILQRDLRFDVLARQDLFGAASGAVAAIAGALGGLGVWALVLGTLVTAVARAVLVASEGLRLHRPALHFRWSDVRGLVGFGLYQMGERTISYIGQRLDQFLVGSMLGAEALGFYSFALNLISQPVNRINPVVTKVAFPLFCRVQDEPVRLRRGFVKMLELVTAINAPLLLGLAAVAPWFIVVVFGAKWAAAIPLVQVLALVGLGRCIGNLKGSLLLARGRVDLGFWWNVLLLALNVPALVVGVRYGGALGVAVMLLATQVVLGALGYPVLVRPTAGDCGREYLGAVATPLALALMATLPMYLLGSLVPWNDAAVLAIQIAGAVLVYLVALRALTPGLYAELRRFLPGGSGTGRAMIAPTSAEL
- a CDS encoding class I SAM-dependent methyltransferase, with product MNLVAAYKRPIKAILPFPVYFAMRKVYHDLIMPATYARSARNDAEYLDAHGIDVAPPPNLRHRTHGSPDLPSFLKEGERHYRTIEASACPHGPGGQDAARVLDFGCGCGRTALWFRKHRPELAYTGVDLDRECIGWNERHLRFGHFLVGSPRPPLPFDAGSFDLIFSISVFTHLSEDLAAAWLAELARVARPRAYVLLSIYAQREIEALPRVQRNQLDKTGLYHARSGVMHRIFPDFYQNTYHGWDYIVRRWGQFFEVVDRVNIGVQDLVVMRAIA
- a CDS encoding isocitrate lyase/phosphoenolpyruvate mutase family protein, producing the protein MATVAAPSSPHSTYPAHEVAKLFAPPEAEVPALKLRRLLKEAQTRKSYIHTAGAYDAFTAAIMTRLGFKALYGSGWQLAATKSLYPDIGIYSSHQMVELVLEMKKGIEGARNTCWYDSEGKELIDAPPAFVDMEAGFGGPTQTFTLATELIRVGTAGVHLENQDPTNRTCGHIVNVGKAKRDKVLVPRKDWLAKLKAIKAAAEVTGVDVVIIARTDSIDGALPGQSSGGVKMAVEDAWEAAELGVDVIWPEFNNADIDQPAEFSEGVRKHYPKQMLGFNLSPSLYFGRAKKAGKLITNQQLADLGFILQFSTLFNFRTAGMALEKGLRKFLHSGIDALADLQIEEDEMSPPPITKMHQKFAGMNRWLILEQVLSGKE
- the rfbA gene encoding glucose-1-phosphate thymidylyltransferase RfbA; amino-acid sequence: MTRGIILAGGAGTRLLPATRVLSKQLIPIYDKPMIYYPLTTLMLAGIRDILLISTPEDLPRFGALLGDGAALGLSIRYAEQPRPEGLAQAFLIGADFIAGDPVALILGDNLFFGQGMSQQLQRVAARTSGATVFAYRVRDPERYGVVSFDVAGRAVSIEEKPAQPRSSYAVVGLYFYDRDVVPLARGLRPSSRGELEITDLNRLYLERGALNVELLGRGVAWLDTGTHEALLAASHFVSVVEERQGLKIGAPEEAAYRMGFIDAAGLERAAQPLAKTPYGQYLLSLLREPEARLAAR
- the rfbC gene encoding dTDP-4-dehydrorhamnose 3,5-epimerase, with amino-acid sequence MIVEVTALPGVLLLVPRVFGDPRGYFLESFNRRVFQEAGLPVEFVQDNHSRSRAGVLRGLHYQLPHPQGKLVRVARGRVFDVAADIRVGSPTFGRWVGVELSDENARMLWVPPGFAHGFCALSDPADVAYKCTELYHPEGERGVRWDDPDLAIEWPVHDPLLSPKDAAYLPLGAARDDLPRYAERHGE